In a single window of the Flavobacterium sp. W4I14 genome:
- a CDS encoding putative membrane protein (product_source=COG4818; cog=COG4818; superfamily=161098; transmembrane_helix_parts=Inside_1_6,TMhelix_7_24,Outside_25_38,TMhelix_39_61,Inside_62_67,TMhelix_68_87,Outside_88_110) codes for MKQKTMAIVAYITLIGWIISYLEFKKSTEKSKLVNYHLGQSLGLIITSILLSILSSVILAVIPSLGAIFYLILFIPFVLLLLGIIAANNELEKPVPLIGKIFEGKFNFAS; via the coding sequence ATGAAACAGAAAACAATGGCTATTGTGGCCTACATTACGTTAATCGGTTGGATCATTTCTTACCTGGAGTTTAAAAAATCAACAGAAAAAAGTAAATTGGTTAATTATCACCTTGGGCAATCCCTCGGACTGATCATCACGTCTATTCTTTTAAGCATTTTGAGCAGTGTTATTTTAGCGGTTATTCCATCTTTAGGTGCTATTTTTTACCTCATTTTATTCATTCCGTTTGTATTGTTATTGCTTGGAATCATAGCGGCCAACAACGAACTGGAAAAACCTGTTCCACTCATCGGAAAAATATTTGAAGGGAAATTCAATTTCGCTTCCTAA